A single window of Gemmatimonadaceae bacterium DNA harbors:
- a CDS encoding NERD domain-containing protein/DEAD/DEAH box helicase, with translation MKIIPTSPSVGLTWTEQHVFQLLQATDWAKDTVALSSVNLSENERKRWGEIDFVVLSPFGLIAIEVKGGAVSCHDGEWQYRSDRGTIRRKESPFAQASGGFFALEGLLARDASLGLSKPVLGGFCVILASMRRKDLEGIVGGPEMPAELTGSCEDLENSRSLVAFLNRVVRYWQKHSSAKGDWSSTTIQSVVRRLRPEFDRAVPLSLRLRATREERVQLTEEQYELLDQLSTEPRLLVTGGAGCGKTFLAIEFARREATCGRRVLFVCGAEALAQYLSVTAGLPENVEVVAASSLIDRKGKPIADVLVVDEGQQITNVDYALALDTCVAGGLSSGRWCWFGDYKSQISIKAPVDKSVLDELRRWALPQQIFQNCRNTPQLLAAAETLSGIRIGTARVRGAGPQLGWAVAHRRSDVAAAAAAQLSSWIIAETPPDEIVLLYASEAGRSDAIACSRKAALEPAPWGSSFAMAKRGRSVALAAIDEFRGLESEYVQIFGLDDVLSDEELRGLAYLAVTRATFAGVIACTTGIKTRMLALAVSGVS, from the coding sequence GTGAAGATTATCCCCACCTCTCCAAGTGTAGGACTCACCTGGACCGAGCAGCACGTGTTTCAACTGCTGCAGGCGACCGATTGGGCAAAAGACACAGTCGCGCTGTCGTCCGTCAACCTGTCCGAGAATGAGCGCAAGAGATGGGGAGAGATCGACTTTGTGGTGCTCAGCCCGTTTGGGCTGATTGCCATTGAAGTCAAAGGAGGCGCGGTCTCGTGTCACGACGGAGAATGGCAATATCGCTCAGACCGAGGAACTATACGTCGCAAGGAAAGTCCGTTTGCTCAGGCAAGCGGTGGGTTCTTTGCTCTCGAGGGACTCCTGGCACGAGACGCGTCGCTTGGACTATCCAAGCCTGTGCTTGGTGGTTTTTGCGTCATCCTTGCGAGCATGCGTCGAAAGGATCTAGAAGGAATTGTCGGTGGTCCAGAGATGCCGGCAGAGCTCACGGGCAGCTGTGAGGACCTCGAGAATTCTCGATCGCTGGTGGCATTTCTGAATCGTGTGGTGCGTTACTGGCAGAAGCACAGTAGCGCCAAGGGCGACTGGAGCAGTACGACAATTCAAAGCGTAGTGCGCCGACTTCGGCCTGAGTTCGACCGCGCAGTTCCTCTTTCGCTTCGTTTGCGAGCGACGCGCGAAGAGCGTGTTCAGCTCACGGAGGAACAGTACGAGCTTCTCGATCAGCTAAGCACTGAGCCTCGACTCCTCGTCACCGGAGGTGCCGGGTGCGGAAAGACCTTTCTTGCCATCGAGTTCGCGCGCCGCGAAGCCACTTGTGGGCGCAGGGTGCTCTTCGTGTGCGGCGCGGAAGCCCTTGCTCAATACCTAAGCGTGACGGCTGGACTACCTGAGAACGTTGAGGTTGTGGCCGCGAGCTCACTCATTGACCGGAAGGGAAAGCCGATCGCAGATGTTCTGGTTGTCGATGAGGGGCAGCAGATCACCAACGTTGATTACGCCCTAGCGCTCGATACGTGCGTTGCGGGTGGACTGTCCTCCGGACGCTGGTGCTGGTTTGGCGACTATAAGAGTCAAATATCAATCAAGGCGCCCGTTGATAAGTCGGTTCTAGATGAGCTCCGTCGATGGGCATTGCCGCAACAAATATTTCAGAACTGCCGAAACACTCCTCAGCTCTTGGCTGCTGCGGAAACCCTGTCTGGGATTCGCATCGGCACTGCGAGGGTGCGCGGAGCTGGTCCGCAGCTAGGATGGGCAGTCGCTCATCGAAGGTCTGATGTAGCCGCCGCCGCTGCCGCGCAGCTATCAAGCTGGATAATCGCTGAGACGCCTCCGGACGAGATTGTACTGCTATACGCTAGTGAAGCGGGAAGGAGCGACGCGATTGCATGTTCACGCAAGGCTGCTCTCGAACCGGCTCCTTGGGGCTCTTCCTTCGCGATGGCGAAGCGTGGGCGATCGGTTGCCCTTGCCGCGATCGATGAGTTCAGAGGTCTCGAGAGTGAGTACGTACAGATTTTCGGATTGGATGATGTTTTGTCTGACGAAGAGTTGCGTGGACTGGCATATCTCGCAGTCACGCGTGCAACGTTTGCAGGTGTGATCGCCTGTACTACCGGTATAAAAACGCGAATGCTGGCGCTTGCCGTATCAGGCGTGTCCTAG
- a CDS encoding DNA cytosine methyltransferase, which produces MVDLFSGCGGLSLGLHQAGFRTILFSEINRDAADTFEENLGGVDVERVGGIEELSDARLTALKKGWKKRDIEVDIVAGGPPCQGFSGIGHRRSYSVQKEQIPSNHLFREMVRVVSSIRPKFFIFENVRGLLSGRWTQEGRKGEIWDEVRHTFERIPGYEVGWQLVQAKSFGIPQNRPRILLVGARKDLKLPIATSVRDNLTDNPRGLIPQRAIPAPDLVDVLDDLVDKDYLSQGKTERYLREPQTNYQRMMRTKPDGSLMRAGDELLEQDYAKHSARVVEKFQYMIDNRGAISDKHKTKKFAQRWLPPRWTSVGPTITATSLPDDFVHYSQPRILTVREWARLQAFPDWYKFRGPRTTGGHRRAGIPDLDMWEREVPRYTQIGNAVPVGLARELGLHLRALLEGHNPTAL; this is translated from the coding sequence GTGGTCGACCTCTTCTCGGGGTGTGGAGGCCTTTCGCTAGGCCTTCACCAGGCGGGATTTAGGACCATCCTGTTCTCAGAGATCAACCGAGATGCTGCGGACACCTTCGAGGAGAATCTTGGAGGAGTTGACGTTGAACGAGTCGGAGGGATCGAGGAGTTGTCTGATGCTCGCCTAACTGCCTTGAAGAAGGGCTGGAAGAAGCGAGACATTGAAGTGGATATCGTGGCGGGCGGACCGCCGTGTCAGGGCTTTTCAGGAATCGGACATCGCCGGAGCTACAGCGTTCAGAAGGAGCAGATCCCGTCCAACCATCTCTTCCGAGAGATGGTGCGCGTGGTTTCCTCTATTCGCCCGAAGTTCTTCATCTTTGAAAATGTTCGTGGTCTACTCTCAGGTCGCTGGACGCAAGAAGGGCGCAAGGGTGAGATCTGGGATGAGGTTCGTCACACTTTCGAGAGAATTCCTGGCTACGAGGTCGGGTGGCAGCTCGTGCAAGCCAAGAGCTTCGGCATTCCGCAGAATCGTCCGCGAATTCTTCTAGTCGGCGCTCGGAAGGACCTGAAGCTTCCGATCGCGACAAGCGTGCGGGATAACCTCACGGATAATCCCCGCGGACTTATCCCTCAGCGTGCGATACCTGCGCCGGATCTCGTGGATGTCCTCGATGATCTTGTAGACAAGGACTACTTGTCTCAGGGTAAGACGGAACGCTACCTGCGAGAGCCCCAGACGAACTACCAGCGAATGATGCGCACTAAGCCGGACGGAAGCTTGATGCGCGCAGGCGATGAGCTGCTGGAGCAAGACTACGCTAAGCACTCCGCGCGTGTTGTCGAAAAGTTCCAGTACATGATTGACAATCGTGGAGCGATTTCAGACAAGCACAAAACGAAGAAATTCGCCCAACGATGGCTGCCTCCCCGTTGGACGTCAGTGGGGCCGACAATCACGGCCACTTCGCTCCCTGATGATTTCGTTCACTACTCGCAGCCTAGAATTCTTACCGTCCGTGAGTGGGCGCGCCTTCAGGCTTTTCCCGACTGGTACAAGTTTAGGGGGCCCCGCACGACTGGTGGTCACCGGCGTGCCGGAATCCCAGATCTAGACATGTGGGAGCGCGAGGTGCCGAGGTACACTCAAATCGGTAATGCAGTGCCAGTGGGGCTCGCGCGGGAGCTCGGGTTGCACTTGCGTGCACTGTTGGAAGGACACAATCCGACTGCGCTATAG
- a CDS encoding very short patch repair endonuclease codes for MSAIKSRGNRSTEMKLAELLRRVPALKGWRRHAPLAGTPDFTWRKAKLAVFVDGCFWHGCPRCYAKPRKNAEFWAAKVESNRRRDRRVNNELRAAGWTVLRVWECRVSNSGTLGRISRALRASRS; via the coding sequence ATGAGCGCCATAAAGTCGAGAGGTAATCGTTCTACCGAGATGAAGCTGGCGGAGCTATTGCGTAGGGTTCCCGCCCTAAAGGGGTGGCGAAGACACGCTCCACTTGCTGGAACCCCCGACTTTACTTGGAGAAAGGCAAAGTTGGCTGTTTTTGTAGACGGCTGCTTCTGGCACGGTTGTCCTCGATGCTATGCCAAACCCAGAAAGAACGCGGAGTTCTGGGCGGCAAAGGTCGAGAGCAACCGCCGACGCGACCGGCGAGTAAACAACGAGCTTCGAGCTGCGGGCTGGACTGTTCTCCGGGTGTGGGAGTGCAGAGTCTCTAATTCAGGAACGCTTGGGCGAATCTCTCGTGCGCTTCGTGCATCGCGCAGTTAG
- a CDS encoding SDR family oxidoreductase produces MPDMMRLANRTAVITGAGSGIGRGLALALARRGCHLALADMDASGLAETVSQLPTGLRVSSHVLDVADRAAVAALPATVLSAHGQVDVLVNNAGVALGGTFEQVAADDFDWLMEINFGAVVRLTRAFLPLLRASDDARLVNLSSVFGLVAPAEQVAYAASKFAVRGFTEALRHELVGSTVGVTVVHPGGVRTNISERARAPRDIDPAEVQRRRAQFRKFLRMPPNEAGEIIARGIERRQQRILVGTDAKVLSLLVRLMPVRYWDLMRMTLPSA; encoded by the coding sequence ATGCCTGACATGATGCGCCTCGCCAATCGCACGGCGGTCATCACCGGCGCGGGGAGCGGCATCGGCCGCGGCCTCGCGCTGGCCCTCGCGCGCCGCGGCTGTCATCTCGCGCTCGCCGATATGGATGCCAGCGGCCTCGCCGAGACGGTCTCGCAGCTGCCGACCGGGCTCCGCGTCTCCTCGCACGTACTCGATGTGGCCGATCGGGCCGCGGTAGCGGCGCTGCCGGCGACCGTGCTGAGCGCACACGGACAGGTCGACGTGCTCGTGAACAATGCGGGCGTCGCACTGGGCGGCACCTTCGAGCAGGTGGCCGCCGATGACTTCGACTGGTTGATGGAGATCAACTTCGGCGCCGTGGTGCGACTCACGCGGGCCTTTCTCCCGCTCTTGCGCGCAAGCGATGATGCGCGGCTGGTGAACCTCTCCAGCGTCTTCGGTCTCGTGGCGCCTGCCGAACAGGTGGCGTATGCGGCCAGCAAGTTCGCGGTGCGCGGCTTCACCGAAGCGCTCCGCCACGAGCTCGTCGGCTCCACCGTGGGCGTGACGGTCGTCCATCCGGGTGGCGTGCGTACGAACATTTCCGAACGCGCCCGGGCGCCGCGCGACATCGACCCGGCTGAAGTCCAGCGGCGACGCGCTCAGTTCCGGAAGTTCCTGCGCATGCCACCGAACGAGGCGGGCGAGATCATCGCCCGCGGCATTGAACGTCGGCAGCAGCGCATCCTCGTCGGGACGGATGCCAAGGTGCTCTCCCTGCTCGTGCGACTGATGCCGGTCCGATACTGGGACCTCATGCGCATGACACTGCCGTCGGCATGA
- a CDS encoding serine hydrolase — MNRWMRMGARSAWAALFALQASPASAQPRAAVDFIAAIEGSQTGTDSLSRMTVAELLRTFKVPGLSVAVIRDSRIHWAKGYGTADAETGAPVDTGTLFQAASISKTFNAMAVLKAAQDGLFGLDDDINTILKSWHLNGGDFTRRQPVTPRTLASHVSGLGDAFGYPGYTPGATLPTMVQLLDGTSPSITGPLFMEREPWTAFEYSGGGVTLLQLALIDARKRPYADLLTQTILTPIGLTRSTFEQPLSATNDRNAARAHDRFGKGRGPKWHVYPELAAAGLWTTPSDLARFAIEVERSAKGKSNRVLSPAMAREMLTPVGVGAYAVGFSLSKQGEGWYFSHGGSNWGFQSNLIMHTVKGYGVALMTNGDNGGPLMNEILRRVRRAYAWDSEAAPVPRGYYPAITTPRVTLTSDVLERYAGQYADAALDVTVRLDTGVLQLNAGGGWSPLEPLSETEFVLGGNTRVRFQLTAANGVTGVRVQVSGRDVLLTRKSTRE, encoded by the coding sequence ATGAACCGGTGGATGCGGATGGGGGCGCGCTCGGCCTGGGCGGCGTTGTTCGCCCTCCAGGCCTCCCCGGCATCAGCGCAGCCGCGTGCGGCCGTTGACTTCATCGCCGCGATCGAAGGGTCGCAAACGGGAACGGACAGCCTCAGCCGGATGACGGTTGCCGAGCTGCTGCGCACGTTCAAGGTCCCGGGCCTAAGCGTCGCCGTGATTCGCGACTCGCGTATTCACTGGGCGAAGGGATACGGAACGGCGGACGCCGAGACCGGGGCGCCGGTTGACACCGGGACGCTCTTTCAGGCCGCGTCCATCAGCAAGACGTTCAATGCCATGGCCGTGCTGAAGGCCGCGCAGGATGGGCTCTTCGGCCTGGACGACGACATCAACACGATTCTGAAGTCGTGGCATCTCAACGGCGGCGACTTCACGCGCCGGCAGCCCGTTACGCCTCGCACGCTGGCGAGCCATGTGTCCGGACTGGGCGATGCGTTTGGGTATCCCGGTTATACCCCCGGTGCGACGCTCCCGACGATGGTGCAGCTGCTCGACGGAACTAGTCCCTCGATCACCGGCCCGCTCTTCATGGAGCGCGAACCGTGGACCGCCTTCGAGTACTCCGGTGGTGGCGTGACGCTGCTGCAGTTGGCGCTCATCGATGCGCGGAAGCGGCCCTATGCCGATCTCCTCACGCAGACCATTCTCACGCCGATCGGGCTGACCCGGAGCACCTTCGAGCAACCACTCTCCGCGACGAACGACCGGAACGCTGCCCGCGCCCACGACCGATTCGGCAAGGGTCGCGGTCCCAAGTGGCACGTGTACCCGGAACTCGCTGCGGCCGGTCTCTGGACCACGCCCTCCGATCTCGCGCGCTTTGCGATCGAGGTCGAGCGCTCGGCGAAGGGGAAGTCCAACCGGGTACTGTCGCCGGCCATGGCGCGGGAGATGCTGACGCCGGTTGGTGTCGGTGCGTATGCTGTCGGGTTCTCGCTCTCGAAGCAGGGAGAAGGCTGGTACTTCAGCCACGGTGGTTCCAATTGGGGCTTTCAGTCCAACCTCATCATGCACACGGTCAAGGGCTACGGGGTCGCCCTTATGACCAACGGCGATAATGGTGGTCCGCTGATGAATGAGATTCTGCGTCGTGTGCGTCGCGCCTACGCGTGGGACAGCGAGGCGGCACCGGTGCCGCGCGGCTACTACCCGGCGATCACGACGCCGCGGGTAACGCTCACGTCGGACGTTCTGGAGCGCTACGCGGGTCAATATGCGGATGCCGCACTCGATGTCACCGTTCGGCTCGACACCGGTGTCCTGCAGCTGAATGCGGGCGGCGGGTGGAGCCCACTCGAACCCCTGTCGGAGACAGAGTTCGTTCTGGGCGGCAACACGCGTGTGCGCTTTCAGCTCACGGCGGCCAATGGGGTGACCGGCGTCAGGGTGCAGGTGTCGGGACGCGACGTCCTGCTCACGCGGAAGTCGACGCGCGAGTAA
- a CDS encoding DUF1501 domain-containing protein, with product MSHGHGGHDDGCGIIHCQPRTRREALKTMGAGFGMMAFAQMIGASMAQASTSVLSAMGERVLVPHFAPRAKHVIFLFMNGGVSQVDTFDPKPELDKYDGKPIPNAIKTERKTGSLMKSPFKFSRYGKSGLEVSELFPEVGSIADDICVIRSMHTDIPNHEPSLLMMNTGHIQPGRPSMGAWLTYGLGTENKNLPGFVVLCPEQPTVVGPPLWSNGFLPAMHQGTFIADKAPRLADDFDPYELIPNIHSDSTSLDDQRREVDLVEKLNRARMNRLGQHDEELEGAIKAMETAYRMQTEAPDVFDIRKESEATQKLYGPGSTARGCLMAVRLVQKGVRMVQVYYAKGDPWDHHDDITKHRINARNSDRAFAAVVKDLKSRGLLDETLVVCGTEFGRTPVLETGGGGAGGRVTNGRDHNPFGFSVWLAGGGVKGGTTYGRTDDFGFKAIENPVHIHDLHATILHLLGINHEKLTYNYSGRDFRLTDVAGKVIHDIIA from the coding sequence ATGTCACACGGACACGGCGGGCACGACGACGGCTGCGGCATCATCCATTGCCAGCCCCGCACGCGGCGCGAAGCGCTCAAGACGATGGGGGCCGGATTCGGCATGATGGCGTTCGCGCAGATGATCGGCGCGTCGATGGCCCAGGCGTCGACCTCGGTGCTGTCGGCGATGGGAGAGCGGGTACTCGTCCCGCACTTCGCGCCGCGCGCCAAGCACGTGATCTTCCTGTTCATGAATGGCGGGGTGTCGCAGGTCGACACCTTCGATCCCAAGCCGGAGCTGGACAAGTACGACGGCAAGCCGATCCCGAACGCCATCAAGACCGAGCGGAAAACGGGATCGCTCATGAAGTCGCCCTTCAAGTTCTCGCGCTACGGGAAGTCGGGGCTCGAAGTCAGCGAGCTCTTTCCCGAGGTCGGCTCCATCGCCGACGACATCTGCGTGATTCGCTCGATGCACACCGACATCCCGAATCATGAGCCGTCGCTGCTCATGATGAATACCGGGCACATTCAGCCCGGTCGGCCGTCAATGGGCGCCTGGCTCACCTACGGGCTCGGGACCGAGAACAAGAACCTTCCGGGGTTTGTCGTGCTGTGCCCGGAGCAGCCGACGGTGGTGGGGCCGCCGCTCTGGAGCAACGGCTTCCTGCCCGCGATGCATCAGGGCACGTTCATCGCCGACAAGGCCCCACGCCTGGCCGATGACTTCGACCCGTACGAGCTGATCCCAAACATTCACTCCGACTCCACCTCGCTCGACGACCAGCGCCGCGAGGTAGATCTGGTGGAGAAGCTGAACCGGGCCCGCATGAATCGCCTTGGGCAACATGACGAGGAGCTCGAAGGTGCGATCAAGGCGATGGAGACCGCCTATCGCATGCAGACCGAAGCGCCGGACGTATTCGACATCCGCAAGGAGAGCGAGGCCACCCAGAAACTCTACGGCCCCGGCAGCACCGCGCGCGGCTGTCTGATGGCCGTGCGTCTCGTGCAGAAGGGCGTGCGTATGGTCCAGGTGTACTATGCCAAGGGCGATCCGTGGGACCATCACGACGACATCACGAAGCATCGCATCAACGCCCGCAACTCCGACCGGGCGTTCGCGGCGGTGGTGAAGGACCTCAAGTCACGCGGGTTGCTGGATGAGACGCTGGTGGTCTGCGGGACCGAGTTCGGTCGCACGCCGGTACTCGAAACCGGCGGTGGCGGCGCGGGCGGTCGGGTTACGAACGGACGTGACCACAACCCGTTCGGCTTCAGTGTCTGGCTGGCGGGTGGCGGTGTGAAGGGCGGCACCACGTATGGCCGCACCGACGATTTCGGCTTCAAGGCGATCGAGAATCCGGTGCACATTCACGACCTGCACGCGACCATCTTGCACCTGCTCGGCATCAACCACGAGAAGCTGACGTACAACTACAGCGGTCGCGACTTCCGGCTGACCGACGTGGCGGGGAAGGTCATTCACGACATCATCGCCTAG
- a CDS encoding PSD1 and planctomycete cytochrome C domain-containing protein has product MKPFRSLVTSLVTIVVTTASPMAAQSPDEFFESRVRPILARQCAECHSEGRARGRLKVTSRADLLAGGKSGPAIVPGNAGASLLIKVIRHEIPKLEMPRDGAPLSAKDIEGLVQWVHMGAPWPESAPTIVLASSVIATGDGGMTPGARLFVTKVRPVLEQKCFACHTNEERGGLRLDSRERLLKGGSRGPAVIPGNPEQSLLIAALRHERENLRMPRNAAKLSDAEIQGFVEWIQAGAEWANAEAPAAIPRRVISKADREFWSFSPHPVITVPTPKNTTWAKSEIDHFVLASLEQRGLSPSRAADKRTLIRRATFDLIGLPPSKKEIDAFLADTSAKAFEKVVDRLLASEHYGEKWGRHWLDVTRYGEDDTRGLAQDGSGRERYPMAHLYRDWIVDAFNADMPYDTIVMAHLAADLMPANRRKDLLPALGFLGQGPWYYDLADPPVARADERHDRVDVTTRGFLGLTVGCARCHDHKYDPIGTHDYYALAGIFNNANYHEYPIADSVRAEKYKKDKEFIKKFGESMAEYMRTESDQLARVLTLQASKYMMAAWRVTGHEQFPKERAALEARLDLETLERWIDFLNDPPKHYPFLTDWQAMIATPVGTTDEAKAEAKKKAQGLADAFQRLLIDVTLEQKKLEEKNKKIIAKGTPLDEVKSIPMPNGFESFFDQHQLELATMDRARFNLYLDVFVFDLDNELDTFFPKPALLRFSGWGLERQLSRVAADHLNAMREESKRLEKELPNIPFVMGVEDKPKESLEDIALHIRGSPLNLGERVPRGFLHVLQPGTPTVYREGSGRLQLAQDIANHPLAARVIVNRVWGWHMGAGIVRTPSNFGFAGARPTHPELLEYLAARFVANGRSIKKLHRDIMLSAVYQQVTDNDAKSAAIDPENQYLWRFNRQRLSAEGVRDALLAVSGQLVDSIGGPSQDLDDEKNNRRTLYGTVSRFQPNIFLQTFDFPSPSLSAERRFATNVPLQSLYFMNSPFVLRQAQALVRRLTDSASAPGAAAAAGAAASAPPRRTALKTIVPPVADTAKDSAGPPPPKRFDDRAMIKAAYPLLYGRDATDEEITLGLAFLANQRTTLLASETAKAAAEATKAAASASPAAKVAAPKAAPADSSSAQAKQELLARRVSMKAWTQYARALFSATEFRFID; this is encoded by the coding sequence ATGAAGCCCTTCCGCTCGCTCGTCACGTCGCTGGTCACGATCGTCGTTACCACCGCGAGCCCGATGGCGGCGCAGTCGCCCGATGAGTTCTTCGAATCACGGGTTCGGCCCATTCTGGCCAGGCAGTGCGCGGAATGTCATTCCGAAGGGCGCGCGCGCGGCCGCCTGAAGGTCACGTCGCGGGCGGATCTGCTGGCGGGCGGGAAGTCGGGGCCAGCCATCGTGCCGGGGAACGCTGGCGCGAGTTTGCTCATCAAGGTCATCCGGCACGAGATCCCGAAGCTGGAGATGCCGCGGGACGGCGCGCCGCTGTCGGCCAAGGACATCGAGGGACTCGTCCAGTGGGTTCACATGGGCGCGCCGTGGCCGGAGTCCGCGCCCACGATCGTGCTGGCGAGTTCGGTTATCGCCACCGGTGACGGCGGCATGACGCCCGGCGCGCGGCTCTTCGTCACGAAGGTGCGTCCGGTGCTCGAGCAGAAGTGCTTCGCGTGCCACACCAACGAGGAGCGCGGCGGCCTGCGGCTCGATTCGCGCGAGCGTCTCCTCAAGGGCGGAAGCCGTGGGCCGGCCGTCATTCCCGGTAATCCGGAACAGAGCCTGCTGATCGCCGCGTTGCGCCACGAACGCGAGAACCTCCGCATGCCGCGCAATGCGGCCAAGCTGTCGGACGCGGAGATTCAGGGCTTCGTCGAGTGGATTCAGGCGGGAGCCGAATGGGCAAATGCAGAGGCGCCCGCGGCCATCCCGCGTCGCGTCATCAGCAAGGCCGATCGCGAGTTCTGGTCGTTCAGTCCGCACCCGGTGATCACGGTCCCCACGCCAAAGAATACCACGTGGGCGAAGTCGGAGATCGATCACTTTGTGCTGGCCAGTCTCGAGCAGCGCGGCCTGTCTCCGTCGCGCGCCGCCGACAAACGCACACTCATCCGCCGCGCCACGTTCGATCTCATCGGCCTTCCGCCGAGCAAGAAGGAGATCGACGCGTTTCTGGCCGACACCAGCGCCAAGGCCTTCGAGAAGGTGGTGGACCGCCTCCTCGCCTCCGAGCACTACGGCGAGAAGTGGGGGCGGCATTGGCTCGATGTCACCCGCTACGGCGAAGATGATACCCGCGGTCTGGCGCAGGATGGCTCGGGGCGCGAGCGGTATCCGATGGCCCATCTCTACCGCGACTGGATCGTCGACGCCTTCAACGCCGACATGCCGTACGACACGATCGTCATGGCCCATCTGGCCGCAGACCTCATGCCGGCGAATCGCCGCAAGGATCTGCTGCCGGCGCTCGGCTTTCTGGGACAGGGGCCGTGGTACTACGATCTCGCGGATCCGCCGGTCGCGCGCGCCGATGAGCGCCACGATCGCGTGGACGTGACGACGCGCGGGTTCCTCGGCCTCACGGTGGGCTGCGCGCGCTGCCACGACCACAAGTACGACCCGATCGGCACGCACGACTACTACGCACTCGCGGGCATCTTCAACAACGCCAACTATCACGAGTATCCGATCGCGGACTCGGTGCGCGCGGAGAAGTACAAGAAGGACAAGGAGTTCATCAAGAAGTTCGGTGAGAGCATGGCCGAGTACATGCGCACCGAGTCCGATCAGCTCGCCCGCGTGCTGACGCTTCAGGCGTCCAAGTACATGATGGCGGCGTGGCGGGTGACGGGCCACGAGCAGTTCCCCAAGGAGCGCGCGGCGCTCGAGGCCCGGCTGGACCTCGAGACGCTGGAACGCTGGATCGACTTCCTGAACGATCCGCCCAAGCACTACCCGTTCCTGACCGACTGGCAGGCGATGATCGCGACGCCGGTCGGGACCACGGACGAGGCCAAGGCGGAGGCGAAGAAGAAGGCGCAGGGATTGGCCGATGCGTTCCAGCGCCTGCTCATCGACGTGACGCTCGAGCAGAAGAAGCTGGAGGAGAAGAACAAGAAGATCATTGCCAAGGGCACGCCGCTGGACGAGGTGAAGTCCATCCCGATGCCCAACGGCTTCGAGAGCTTCTTCGATCAGCATCAGCTGGAACTGGCGACGATGGACCGTGCGCGGTTCAACCTGTACCTCGACGTCTTTGTCTTTGACCTCGACAACGAGCTCGACACGTTCTTCCCGAAGCCGGCGCTCCTGCGCTTTTCGGGATGGGGGCTGGAACGCCAGCTCAGTCGCGTCGCCGCCGATCATCTCAATGCGATGCGCGAGGAGTCCAAGCGCCTCGAGAAGGAGCTGCCGAACATTCCGTTCGTCATGGGCGTGGAGGACAAGCCGAAGGAATCGCTGGAGGACATCGCGCTCCACATTCGCGGCAGCCCGCTCAACCTCGGCGAGCGCGTGCCCCGCGGCTTCCTCCATGTGCTGCAGCCGGGGACGCCGACGGTCTATCGCGAAGGCAGCGGACGGCTGCAGCTGGCGCAGGATATCGCGAACCACCCGCTGGCCGCACGCGTCATCGTGAACCGCGTGTGGGGCTGGCACATGGGCGCCGGGATCGTGCGCACGCCCAGCAACTTCGGTTTCGCCGGCGCGCGGCCGACGCACCCCGAGCTGCTGGAGTATCTGGCCGCGCGCTTCGTGGCGAACGGGCGGTCCATCAAGAAGCTGCACCGCGACATCATGCTCTCCGCGGTCTATCAGCAGGTCACCGACAACGACGCCAAGTCGGCGGCGATCGACCCGGAGAATCAGTATCTCTGGCGCTTCAACCGTCAGCGGTTGAGCGCCGAAGGCGTCCGTGATGCGCTGCTGGCGGTCTCGGGTCAGCTCGTTGACTCGATTGGCGGCCCCTCGCAGGATCTCGACGACGAGAAGAACAATCGTCGGACGCTGTACGGCACAGTGAGCCGGTTTCAGCCCAACATCTTCCTGCAGACGTTCGACTTTCCGAGCCCGAGTCTGAGTGCGGAGCGACGGTTCGCCACGAACGTGCCGCTGCAGAGTCTGTACTTCATGAATTCGCCGTTCGTCCTGCGCCAAGCGCAGGCGCTCGTGCGACGGCTTACCGATTCGGCCAGTGCGCCGGGGGCGGCAGCGGCCGCCGGTGCCGCGGCGTCGGCGCCGCCCCGTCGCACCGCGCTCAAGACGATCGTCCCCCCGGTTGCGGATACCGCCAAGGATTCTGCCGGCCCGCCGCCGCCCAAGCGCTTCGACGATCGCGCCATGATCAAGGCCGCGTATCCGCTGCTGTACGGACGCGACGCCACCGACGAGGAGATCACGCTCGGGCTGGCGTTCCTCGCCAATCAGCGGACGACGCTGCTGGCCAGCGAAACCGCGAAGGCGGCGGCCGAGGCCACGAAGGCGGCGGCCAGCGCGTCGCCGGCCGCGAAGGTCGCAGCGCCCAAGGCCGCACCCGCCGACAGCAGCAGCGCGCAGGCAAAGCAGGAGCTGCTTGCACGCCGGGTCTCCATGAAGGCGTGGACGCAGTACGCACGCGCGCTGTTCAGCGCGACAGAGTTTCGGTTCATCGACTGA